The region GTTATGGTATATACACCGATATGAACGCTATTCGTTGCGATGAGGATTTGGATAACCTACACTCTTTGTACGTTGACCAATGGGACTGGGAGCAAGTTATTACCGAAAAGGAGCGTAACCTTGACTACCTTAAAGAGGTTGTAAATAAGCTATACTCTATTATTAAAGAGTTGGAGATGGAGGTTTACGAGAGTTTCCCTCATATCACTCCTTTCTTACCTGAGAATATTACATTCATAAACTCGGAAGAGTTATTACAACTATACCCCGACTGCACTCCAAAAGAGCGTGAGGCAAAAATCACAAAGAAATATGGGGCTGTATTTATTATCGGTATAGGATCTAACCTATCAAACGGAGAGCCTCACGATGGACGTGCTCCTGATTACGATGATTGGGTTACTATCAATAGCGATGGTTACAGAGGTTTGAACGGAGATATTATGTTATGGAATCCTATTTTGGATATTCCTTTTGAACTCTCATCAATGGGTATTAGAGTTGATAAGGTTGCTCTTAAAAGTCAATTAGAGATTAAGGGTTGCCCAGAACGTGCTGGGTTGAGTTTCCACAAAATGCTTTTGAACGATGAACTTCCTCTATCTATTGGTGGTGGTATTGGTCAATCTCGTTTGTGTATGTATCTTCTTCAAAAAG is a window of Bacteroidales bacterium DNA encoding:
- a CDS encoding aspartate--ammonia ligase codes for the protein MALIIPRNYKLKLLPETTEEAIKTLKVSFQDKLKKKLNLRRVTAPLFVLSGTGINDDLSGKEAPVSFNIKCMGKRAEVVHSLAKWKRMKLGAYGISPGYGIYTDMNAIRCDEDLDNLHSLYVDQWDWEQVITEKERNLDYLKEVVNKLYSIIKELEMEVYESFPHITPFLPENITFINSEELLQLYPDCTPKEREAKITKKYGAVFIIGIGSNLSNGEPHDGRAPDYDDWVTINSDGYRGLNGDIMLWNPILDIPFELSSMGIRVDKVALKSQLEIKGCPERAGLSFHKMLLNDELPLSIGGGIGQSRLCMYLLQKAHIGEVQASIWPEEQIEECLKHNIQLL